The Streptomyces collinus DNA segment AGCAGTCACGGCAGCCGGACCGAGGGCGAGGTCGAGAAGGAGATCACCGAACGGACCGAGGCATCGGGCCGCACGGTCGACGCCTCACCGGACGACCCGCAGTACGAGGTGCGCAGCGACAAGTCCGGCAGGACCGCGGTGCACAAGCCGTCCGCGCTCAAGAAGAAGAAGTGAGGCGGCGTGGACGACGAGGAGCGCGAGGAGACCTGGAACGACTTCCGTGAGCTGGTGAACATGACACCGGCGGACCTGGAGAAGTGGCTGGAGTCCGACGCTTCACAGAGCGTCGGGCAGCACCAGGACGGGGGTGAGTCCACCGGGCACGCCTCCGGCCGCCGGATCGTGGCGATCCTGCGGGCCGACAAGGGCGGCCTCACGGACGACGACTACCGGCACATGCGCAAGGTCGTCGGCTACGTACGCCGCCACCAGGCCCAGCGGCCCTCCGGGGACGTCCGGGACACGCGGTGGCGGTACTCCCTGATGAACTGGGGCCACGACCCGCTCGACGGGTGATCAGTGCGCGCCGGTCTCGTGCGGGGTCACGGCGACACCGTTCAGCGCCTGGGTCATCTGGTGCTGGGTCTCTTCGGCCACGACACGGGCCTCCTCGACGACGTCACCCCGTTCACGTATGAGGCTCGCGTAGATCGGCAGTTCTTCGGTTCGGGTCGAGTCGAGTGTCACAGCGGGTTCCAATCGATTTGCAGCCGGGATCTGA contains these protein-coding regions:
- a CDS encoding hypervirulence associated TUDOR domain-containing protein — translated: MAKGRSEGGKPKKGDKVTWSSHGSRTEGEVEKEITERTEASGRTVDASPDDPQYEVRSDKSGRTAVHKPSALKKKK
- a CDS encoding DUF3140 domain-containing protein, with protein sequence MDDEEREETWNDFRELVNMTPADLEKWLESDASQSVGQHQDGGESTGHASGRRIVAILRADKGGLTDDDYRHMRKVVGYVRRHQAQRPSGDVRDTRWRYSLMNWGHDPLDG